CACCCTTTTGCTCGGCGGCGAGCTCGTTCGTACGCCACGGCTCGATATCCAGACTGCCGGTACGCGCGTGATCGCTGCGGATTCCGGTATTCGTCATGCGGATATGCTGGGGTTGCTGCCGGAACTTTGGGTGGGGGATTTCGATTCCGCACCGGCCAACCTGCCGCCGCATCTGGCCAAGGTGCCGCAGGAACGATTTCCGGCCGAGAAGGACAAGACCGACGGCGAGCTCGCCGTGGCGATTGCCCGGCAAAGCGGTGCCACGAAACTGATCCTGGTCGGCGCATTCGGCGGCGCCCGGGCCGACCACGCCTTTCTCCATCTGGCGCTGGCGGTAAGGCTGGCCGAGGAAGGCATCGACGTGCTTTTGACCAGCGGCGCACAGGAAGGCGTTCCGTTGCTGCCTGGCCATGCCGCCAGGTTCGACTATGCCGACGATACGCTGTTTTCGGTGCTCGGCTTTTCGGAACTCACCGGCCTTACCATCAAGGGTGCGAAATGGCCGCTGAACGATATCGAAATGGCCTTCGGTTCGTCCCTGACCATCTCCAACGC
The genomic region above belongs to Mesorhizobium terrae and contains:
- a CDS encoding thiamine diphosphokinase → MSTFTLLLGGELVRTPRLDIQTAGTRVIAADSGIRHADMLGLLPELWVGDFDSAPANLPPHLAKVPQERFPAEKDKTDGELAVAIARQSGATKLILVGAFGGARADHAFLHLALAVRLAEEGIDVLLTSGAQEGVPLLPGHAARFDYADDTLFSVLGFSELTGLTIKGAKWPLNDIEMAFGSSLTISNAVKGELEISFGSGRALLLAHPFPLPET